From the genome of Bos javanicus breed banteng chromosome 23, ARS-OSU_banteng_1.0, whole genome shotgun sequence:
AGCCGGGCCGGACACCATGAAGAACTCACAGATGAAGAGGTATTCACGGCAGGAGTTGTCGAGGAGGGCGTAGTGCTGGCTGCGGAAGAGGGCCTCGAAAGGATACTAGGATgggtgggagaggcaggaagagacACAGACGGGTGGACCCCAGTCCTGGCTCTCTGTGGACATGGCTGGAACATCAGCTCAACTGGGTACCAGTAGCTCAGAAGACCCTCCCCATCTAACCCTCGTTCAGGCTGCAAAAGGGCTTCCGGAACAGGTACTGAAgggcaggggcggggtggggggagggctacACGAAAAGAGCCCACCCCCACCTGCTGTTGCTGCTCCCGCATTTACTGCCACACCTGCCTAATGACCTATCACCCTCTGTAACACCCTGAGTCAATGGTCCAACCCTCCTCTCATCGCAGAGTGCAGGAGCAACTGGAGATGGGGACTCCCCCGGGCCCTGCAGCCGGGAAGCTCTGCCCTGAGCTCTGTGCTCAGAGCCCCACCCCGAGGCTGAGGCTGGCTCTCCCTCCTACCCTCTGTTCCCCGCGCTGGGCAGTGTGGGGCACGAGGATGGGGGCTTCCAGTTCAGCGGGGGAGATGACAGAGCCCCGGGTCCCCAGGGTGAAGATGGTGTTCCTGCTGCGGAGGGATGGCTTTGAGAAGAATCGTGAAAGGCCAGAGTCAAGGGAAACAGATCACAACTATGATGGAAGATCAAAGACCCAGGACCTCCAGGGGCCCCCAGCAGTCAGACATGGCCTCGGGGTCCCTCCTCCCCAGTCTTGGGGCCCCACTTCACCTGACATCTGTGAATGGGCTCCAGGGAGCCTCTACGCTCCCTGACATCATACACAAAGCTCAGTGTAAGGGTGATCTGTGCATTTTTCTGGGGAGGGAGGTCCCCGCCTTGATCTCATTTGCAAAGTTTTGGTCCCACAGAAAAAGGTAAGCAGCAGGGCCTTGGAGGCTGGAGCCAGAGGCCCTTCCCTCTCCAGGCCCAGCTGAGTGCCCCTCAGTTCCAAGATATCTTTCTTGGCTGTATCTTCCACGCCCATTAGGTCATCCTTCTCAGCGACTTCCTCATACTAGAGAAGAGAGGATAGAGAACTGGAACATTGCTTCCCAATGTACAAGAAAAAAAGACGTCTCTTTACACAGTCACTCCTCTCAACTCAGGCGCCCAGAGCACCTCTCCTTCCACGGGCTTACCTGCACCTTCATGAGCCGCCCCAGGTAGGAGCGGTAGTAAGACAGGTATATCTTGCTCAGCGTCTCCACGTACTCGTCCCTGATTTCCTTCGCAGTGGCGCGTTCGTTGCCCAGCAGGAACTGATAGAAGAACCTGGAGGAGCCAAGAACCAGTCAGTCTCCCAGCCAGCCCCCCAGGGACACCCGCCCACTCTCTGGGTGGCGACCTGTATTTCAGCAAGGCTGTCTGTGGGATCTGATAGTTGGTCATTGGCTTTCTGAAGGAATAAATCTTCTGAAGGATGAACTCTCGGATCTTCGTCACAGCCTAGATGTGGGGGACCAAACACAAGGCATGAAGCTGTAGCCTTCTCACTGCCTGGGAAGCACCGAGGGAAGGAATGAACGTTGACTGTTGGACGAGCAAGAGTAGAGAACACCTCTTTGATATCTGTTAAGACTTTCAGAGGAACCCAGAGATGTGAGGATGAGCCCTGCCACATAAAGGCAAGGAGAAGTTCTTGGGGGTGGGCTACAGCGAGCTTTGCCAGGGCAATCCAGGGTAGAGGTCTAAGGGAGGCTGGTTCGAGTCGTATGTCCACCCCCACTTCCCACCTTGACTCGGAGGCGGTCGAGCACGCCCCGGACATCTGCACAGGCCGCTGTGCCCCTAGCCTCCTGTTCTCGGACTGCAGCTGCCTTAGCATCCAGCTCCTGCAGCTGCTCCAAGAACCGGGGCTCTGTGACTGGTGCCTCCAAAATTgccctggggagcagggaggggtgggatgggtgagGAGGGAGACCCAGACACCTCGAGACTCTAAACCATACCCCTGGCATCCAGCGTGTGTCTCCTCTCCCTTTGTACACTGCATCATAGGGTCAGAACACGTGCACAAAGTATTCTGTTCCTGGACACACATACCTCCATCACCCACATCAACCTTAAACCCTTTCTCGATGCCCAACCCCAGATGATTCCTATTCCTTAAAGCCTGAGTCAGGGTAAAAAAGAGCTGTCAACTGCTCATCATTTTCTGGAAAGTGTGTGATAACCTGAAGCCAGGAGACCCACGTGGTTAAGTAGGGTAGGTCATGCCCGCCCATCTACTTTCTATGACATTGTTGTcctttgttattcagtcactcggccgtgtccaactctttgcaaccccatggactgcaccatgccaggcctccctgtccctcactatctcctggagtttgcccaagctcatatccattgaatctgtgacaccatccaaccatctcatcctctgtcttctgccttcaacctttcccagcagcaggatcttttccaatgagttagctatGACATTAGGACCGTTCAAACTAGTGACTCACGTGACCAGAGCAGAGGGCACCACGAGACCATCAACAAGCTCCCCGAGTTTCCCCCGGACAGCCTGCCGGTTCCGCAGTCGAATGTTCATGGCTCCAGACTGTTCCTGCAGTGTCCGGATCTCAGAGCTGATGGAGCTGAGATCACTCTGAAAAGCTCCCAACATCTGCTCCATGCGCTGGGAGAAGGCAGAAGCGCTGCTGATTAGCCATAGGATTGGTAGGGGACAAGTCTCTAGGTAAAGTCTCTAGTACCTATCCAACTATGAGAGTAGTGGGTGATGAGGAAAAAGGCACAGCAGAGGCAAATAACAACGTTAGTCACGGCAGCAGCAACAAAAACGGCTGCTGAGATCATCCTGAAAGGGACTCTAACTGTCCCTGCCTGAGGCAGATGGCCTAAAGAATCATCCTCAAGACCATGACCATGATCTGCGCTCTGGGATATGAGGGGTCCCAGGGCATGGTTACTAACCTCAAGGACAGCATCGCAGGCTGTGATCTGATTGTGCAAAGATGCTATGTTCTCACTCTCTTGGATATCTGACTCACAACAAGTCAAGGGGCCTCACTGTGGACATGGAGATTCTCAGACCTCCGCAGGACCTCTCCAATTTCTCCCTGAGATGACAGAAACCTCAGAGAGAAGACGGTGGCCCCGGGTGGGCTGTCAGCACCATACCCCTACAAAATGCCCGTTTTAATAACAGCACCCCTCTCCTCTGTGGAGGATACAATCCCGAATGGACTTCTGCTCAATCTGCTGTAGCTCCAGCTCAACCTGCTTTGAATAGTGACGAAGATCCACACCCTGGGAGAACAGAAATGTGAGAGGGTCAGGAGGAAGTCAGTGAAGGGACACTGGAACAGAGTCAGCAAAGGACTAGAGAAAAAGACCAGGGTGATAGTAGGAGCGCaaaagacttttttctttcctttaagggGAGGGTTCAGGAAGGGGCAGATTAGTATAGTGGAAAGCCTCACCGTTTTAAGAGCTTCCTTTACTAACTCATCCTCCAGATTTGCCTGAATGTGAACTGCAAATAGAAGTTCATCATAAGGGTTCAGCTAACTCTACAGCTCTGTCTCCACACTGAACATCCACACACCAGTCCCAGCCTTAGTACTTGCAGAGCCCAGCCTCTCAGGTTACAGGACCACATACCCCCCCACCCTCTGCCATCACTTACCATCCACTTCATCCAGGATGAATTCATCAGAGGTGATGTCCAACTCTCCAATCTGCAATGGCTCCCGAAGACCTGGACCactcccctggagaggaacaggTTAATGGGAAAGAGAGAAGTAGAACAAAATATAATGGAGTAGTCACCAATCCTTCAAGCGGAAAAGAGGGACTTTCACTGGGGAATCACAGGTAAATACTGAGTTCACAAAATGTCAAAAGTTCCATATTGTCTCAGTCTACTAATCGGGGCTGATGGATAGGAACGGGACAAGGAGACAGGCAAACCACGAAGCGTGAAGGTAACCAAATCAGAAAAATTAGAAGATGCAGAAGGCAGAACAGAACTTGCAGGTGAATTTAGGATCTCTAGACtgctgctaagagtcagacatgacggagccatttcactttcacttttcctttcatgcattggagaaggaaatggcaacccactccagtgttcttgcctggagaatcccagggatgggggagcctggtgggctgccgtctatggggtcgcacagagtcggacacgactgaagcgacttagcagcagcagcagcagcagcagactgctgCTACCTTAAATGTTCTATCACCATCCCTCGGGGGCGCGCCAACCTATTTAAAACTACCAGCTAATACATAGTGTTTACCTACCTGCCAGGTGCCATCTTACATATATTCATTCACCCAGTCCTAACCCACAACATAGATAGTAGGTCTTAGTTTTTTCACCTTATAGGTGTGGAAGTAAGGGCATAGAGAGGCAAGTTAAACTTGCCCGAAGACACACAGAGTATACGTGGCAGAGCCTGAATTAAAGCCCAAGCAATCTGGTTCCAGAAGCCGTGTTCCTAGACTTGCTTCTCTATTCTGcccaaacatctggaagttaactgAAATTGTGGCCCCAGAGCCAAAGTCTCGGCCATGCTGACCCCAGCTCAGGTTCAGGTCGGATCCCACGGAGGCGTATGGAGAACCAAGCCGGGTAGCATCATTGGCAGCTGCGAGTTCCACCCTTGTGCCTACACCCAGCCCAGGCTTTCCTGACGTGAGGAGACTGGACAAGACTCTGAAGGAGAAACAGCCCTGCTTCTCACCATcgggccctcctcctcctccatatCTGAGGCCCCGGCCCGCAACACCAGCTCACGAGCAGCTGCCGCCATGGTCGCAGCGGCGGCCATTCCGCGCAGCCTCACTTCCGGCAGCTGTCAGTCAGGCGAATCTGTTCCCCGGAATGGAACTACAGGTCCTGGAGTGTCTTGCACGGCGCGAAATCGCTCCCAGATATTTGTTTGCCTCCAGTCTCCCTCTTTCAGCTGTAACCGCTTCACCCAAGTGAAAACAAGTGGAATTCTTAAGCACAATCTCAATCCGGAACCTTTGTTGCTCGCACACACAAGACCTGTACGAACAGTAAAGAAAACCCGGACCGGAAGTCATGCCGCCCGATTCAGGGTCTTGCATAGTTTCCGGAAGCTCCTTGCTCAGATAGCTCCGCCCGTTCCGCCTGGTAGCAATATAAGGCTGTTACGTCACTTCCGTTTTCTCTTCCACTGGAGGCCTACACGCCGCCGCTAGGGCCGCCGCCATGGTAAGAGTACAATCCTTGCGGGGATCTAGCGACATCGGGACCGGGGCAGGGAAGGTCTTGCTGTCAGAGGGTTGAAAATGTCCTGTCTTGGGGGCCTCCAACTTTCTGGGTGGAGCCTCGGATACCGCTTCTGGAAAAGGACAACTAAAGACATCCAGTCTGGGGGCTGGGGCCGGAGGAACTCCCACCCCGGGCACTAGAACGGTTTGGGCGTGAGTGGGGACCTCAGTCTCCGCCACTCAGAGTGTACTTGGGGCACGGGTAGGAGACACACTTCTTCCCCGAGGTTGCGTTTTCCCAGGCCTGAACACTTCATGTTCCTGCTGTCTGCAGGATTCAGGAATTTGTTGTGTCGTGAAGACCTGACGGGGGTTTCCTGCTCCCTGTGTGACAAGCTTAGCGTTCGTGTTTGAGGTTACGGTTTGATAGTAGTTCACTCTAATTTCTCCCTCAATCTCTGTCAGTCTCTAGTAATCCCTGAGAAGTTCCAGCACATCTTGCGAGTACTCAACACCAACATCGATGGGCGGCGGAAAATTGCCTTTGCCATCACTGCAATTAAGGTAAAGTAGGGTAAGGACtgatggcttccttggtggctcagacggtaaagaatctgcctgcaatacgggagaccagggtttgatccttggggttgggaagatcccctggagaatctcctccagtattcttgccaattccacggacagaggagcctggtggggcaacagtccatggagtcttaaagaatcagacacgactgagcgactcacacacacgcaGGGTAAGGACTAGAGACTATAGATGAAACTTGAGTTGTTAACACCTGAGCTGAAAGTGAGGCAAGGTGAGGGGAGTCCCAACCAGATGGTCTTGTCtgctaggtaaaaaaaaaaaaggacgatTAAGAGAGCAGTTAGTTCTCTTAACCGCTCGCCCCCTTTGTCCCAAAAGGTAAGTGAGAAAAGCCAGAGAGTCCTCTCAGGTCAAACCAAGAGATTTCACCTAGGGAATGGGGAAGTTGGATAATTGTACCATTTGAAGGGTAAATAGAAATGCCAAGAGAGTCCAAGTATGAAGAAACCTATAGTTATTATGCCAGTGAATGCAAGCTTGGATATCTCCCTTAACCTAATGAACTCCCAGCCTTCCAGATGGGGATGTTAtccttaaaaagattttttaattgtGGAAATGACTGAATGTTTTCTGCCAGTATGTTTACACTTCTTGGAGCCAAGGTTGCTTAGAATCCCCAGAAGACACTATGATAAGTATTTTATAGATTGTTTAAAACGGCAAATCAGCATCAGCTTTTCTTGGTGAGATTTGTCACGTTTACTTTTTCACTCTAATTCAAGGAGCACGGCTTTCATTCTTAAATAGTACGTTTCATCTTCTGTGAAACTAGTAAGTCAGTGAAAAATACAGTGTTCAGTGCAGGCTCACCTCATTTTGTGGAGCTTtgcagatactgtgtttttttgTGGTAGCTCTTAAGACAGTTCTTCAACATTTGCACACATGGTGTGTCTGTCACATTTTgatgaaatactttaaaagttttcAGTGGTGTATTTGTTATGCTtatctgtgatcagtgacctttgttactattgcaaaaagatttAGACTTGCTTAAAGTTCACATGATGGTTAGTATTTCATAGTAATAAAGTGTCTTGATTAAGGTATGTATAGGCAGTTGCTCACTTAATAGATTATGTAACTACATGTGCTGAGAAACCAAAATACCATGTAGCTTTCTTTATTTCAGTGTTGTTGGGTGTGGTCTGGAGCTGAACCTGCTGTATCTCTGAggttgcttctgtttttaaagatTGCTAGAATGCTTAGGTCAGATAGTGGAAATAAAAGATGAGCGTGGTTGATAGGATGCTTCTATTAAACCCTTTCTCCCTGCTTCTTTGAAATTAACTAGTTTGGTATTTGTTACCTTAAGTATATGTGATGACCTTAAAACAGATTTTGTAAGCAGTTTCCAGTACTTAATGAGTATGTTGATAAGAGTCTCTTAGGGAATCTCATGCCCTGCTTACCACTGGGAAAGATTATTCTAGAGATACACAGGTACTTGGGGTTTTGCTAACTGTGTTTCAGCTTTTGCTGGCTCTTCTCTGGTGAGACAGCCAAAGCTTAGAGGTACCTGGTCTTTTGTTAATGATTTGGAATGTGGGGTTGAGTAATACTTATAAATTGGAAGGGAGTTGCTGGGGCTGGAGGCTGAGTAGGAGGAGggattcctcagaaaattaaaggaGCAAAGTTAATTGGGAAAGGTGAGGTATCAAAGGTGACATAAGCAGAAAAGGGTATTTACTAAGTGGTAACACACCTGCAAGATTTTTTTATGCCACaatcccttcttttctttccatttgtgcACTTCTGCTATGAATAGTCCTTAAGGTTGGACTGCCCTTCCTCTAAATCAGGATGATACCTGGTCATCTGGATTGTTTGGAAACATGGTTGGAACTAGTCACAATGACTGGATGATACCCACTGGTTCTCATAATTGGCAAGCCAGTATCTGAACAGGGCTTTCAAAAAGCTTgacagcaacttaaaaaaaaagaaaagctgtttaTCAAAAATCATAAACGCTAAAAAGTAGGAGAGAGAATTATTGGCCCCCTATTGATGCATCCAAGGGACtcctgaaaatcccttggacagcagggagattaaaccagtcaatcttaagggaggtcaacccttaatattcactggaaggactgatgttgacgctctagtattttggtcatctgatgctgggaaagattgaggacagaagaagagggcatcagaggtgagatggctggacagcatcactgatgcagtgaacatgaagttgggcaaattctgggaggtggtggggggcagggaggcctggtgtgctaccgcccccagggtagcaaagagttggacactactgggtgactgaacaacggTCGATGTATCATCTAGTTAAAAATTAGAATCTTGTTTTATCTTTACCTTTCTCTACCCACTTGTATTTTAAAGCAAGTCTCAGACATACCAcctgtaaatatttaaatttgagaGACACTTAGATCTTAGTCTCCTCTCAATCAATTTGGTAATTTGACCTCCAGGTCACTTTCTTACAGAGAGGAAATCCAGTTTCCTGGGACCTTTGTGACACAGATTTGTTGACTTAAAACAACCGAAACTTAATCTCTCAGTTCCGTGCCAAACATCCTTGGTTTCCTTGTCTTGGCAGCTGCATCACTCTAGTGTCTCACCTTATCACATGGCCTTCTTGCCTGTCTGTGTCCTCTCCTTTTATAAGAataccagtcattggatttaacTATTTCTAACCAAAGCCATGTTTTGAGGCTCCCGATGAACAGAAAGTTGGTGGAACACTACTCAACCCAGCACACGGTCGTTCACTTTGCAAATCTGTTTGGCTCGTGAGCTCAGGTGGCAAGGAGCACCAGTGTTGGTGGTGACAGGATTCCACTGGTCTCAGTGTTTATTTTGATCACAGGGATTTAGTGACCTGCCCAAAGGATCATGGCCTATGGCCCTTTGACATCACGAGCAACTGACAATGCTGTCGCTCAACCGTTAATTCAGAGAACCTTGATCTTGTTGCTTTGGTGCTCCATTGACTGAGAAGCATCAATTTCGTCTCCACTGTGTAGAAATCAGAAGGTGCCACTCGGGTGCTACAGCTTTCAGGGGATATCaaaacctttttttccctttaatgatTAGGCTTTGTATCTGGAAGAGTATGTTATTTTGGACCCTACTTTTGTGTGCTTTTTGAATCATGAGCAACCCAAAAGGTCAGACTCACACAACTCTAAAACCTCTCCTCAGGGTGTGGGGCGAAGATATGCTCATGTGGTGTTGAGGAAAGCAGACATCGACCTCACCAAGAGGGCCGGGGAGCTCACCGAGGATGAGGTGAGGACAGGGatcggggctggggctgggcctgggcctgccTGGAGATGGGGGCTGTCTGGACCTGACCCTTGTCCTGCCTGCCAGGTGGAACGTGTGATCACCATTATGCAGAATCCACGCCAATACAAGATCCCAGACTGGTTCTTAAACAGACAGAAGGACGTGAAGGACGGGAAATACAGCCAGGTGTGTGTGGAGAGGGGagagcagaaagaaaagcagGCTGTCCAGTTGGGACTGGACCTAGGAGACCAGGGCGGAGAACAGCCATCCCTCACTGTCCCCCGTCTGTGTAGGTCCTGGCCAACGGTCTAGACAACAAACTCCGTGAAGACCTGGAGCGCCTGAAGAAGATTCGGGCCCACAGGGGGCTGCGCCACTTCTGGGGGTGAGTGGGGGCCCATTTGTCTGTCCTTAGACTCCCAGGGGACTCTCATGCCCCGTCTTTTCCCAGATTTGCTTGATATGGTGAGTAACCTTTGTCTTTTCTCCCTGCAGACTCCGTGTCCGAGGCCAGCACACCAAGACCACAGGCCGCCGTGGTCGCACTGTGGGTGTGTCCAAGAAGAAATAATGTGTGGGCTTTGTGTTAATAAATAGTTTATACAGTTAACGGCTTCCGTCTTGTGGTTCTTTGCGTTTTTCTGGAAACTCTGATAGGGAATATGCTTTCACACCGGGCCCTGTTGGTCATTTTTCACACTCGATTGATGTCCCCACTCAGCTGCCCAGACCTTGTCTTGGTCTTTGTGTCCTCGCTGCGCTCGGCTTCTCTTTAGTTGTGAGCATGGCtgctcattgcagagcacaggctccgcgGCACGGTAGTGTGTAGGCGCCGAAGTGGTGGTCcctgggctcagttgccctaGGGCATGCGGCATTCCGGGACCTGGGGTGGggtctgtgtcccctgcgttgacaGGTATATTCTAGAGAGCTCCCAACACTCTTGGTCTTGATTAAAGCTATGCTGTTGCCACACCCCCTTACCAGAAGCAACCTTTTACCTATTGGTGCCACTCTCCAGGTGGGTAGAGGGAGGAGCTGCACATTCACCCTCGAGGGGGCGCTCTCGGACATTCCAAGGCCCGGCTTCCCCTTGCTGGCTGGCGGGGTGTTGGGGTTTGCGCAGGTAGCTGAGCCTAGCCAGCGGCGGGTTAGGTGAGTATCTGCGTATTGACCGCCGTACGTCTCCGAAGGCTGGAGATGCTGGTGTTGGTGACCTGGAAACGTTGAGCCCCGCCGCgcgggggtgggtgtggggaggcGCCGGCCGCACGGCGTCCGGCCGATGTGGCCGAGGCCCGCGGATCCAAACCCGC
Proteins encoded in this window:
- the VPS52 gene encoding vacuolar protein sorting-associated protein 52 homolog isoform X1 — protein: MAAAATMAAAARELVLRAGASDMEEEEGPMGSGPGLREPLQIGELDITSDEFILDEVDVHIQANLEDELVKEALKTGVDLRHYSKQVELELQQIEQKSIRDYIQESENIASLHNQITACDAVLERMEQMLGAFQSDLSSISSEIRTLQEQSGAMNIRLRNRQAVRGKLGELVDGLVVPSALVTAILEAPVTEPRFLEQLQELDAKAAAVREQEARGTAACADVRGVLDRLRVKAVTKIREFILQKIYSFRKPMTNYQIPQTALLKYRFFYQFLLGNERATAKEIRDEYVETLSKIYLSYYRSYLGRLMKVQYEEVAEKDDLMGVEDTAKKGFFSKPSLRSRNTIFTLGTRGSVISPAELEAPILVPHTAQRGEQRYPFEALFRSQHYALLDNSCREYLFICEFFMVSGPAAHDLFHAVMGRTLSMTQKHLESYLVDCYDAIAVFLCIHIVLRFRNITAKRDVPALDRYWEQVLALLWPRFELILEMNVQSVRSTDPQRLGGLDTRPHYITRRYAEFSSALVSINQTIPNERTMQLLGQLQVEVENFVLRVAAEFSSRKEQLVFLINNYDMMLGVLMERAADDSKEVESFQQLLNARTQEFIEELLSPPFGGLVAFVKEAEALIERGQAERLRGEEARVTQLIRGFGSSWKSSVESLSQDVMRSFTNFRNGTSIIQGALTQLIQLYHRFHRVLSQPQLRALPARAELINIHHLMVELKKHKPNF
- the VPS52 gene encoding vacuolar protein sorting-associated protein 52 homolog isoform X2, with the protein product MAAAATMAAAARELVLRAGASDMEEEEGPMGSGPGLREPLQIGELDITSDEFILDEVDVHIQANLEDELVKEALKTGVDLRHYSKQVELELQQIEQKSIRDYIQESENIASLHNQITACDAVLERMEQMLGAFQSDLSSISSEIRTLQEQSGAMNIRLRNRQAVRGKLGELVDGLVVPSALVTAILEAPVTEPRFLEQLQELDAKAAAVREQEARGTAACADVRGVLDRLRVKAVTKIREFILQKIYSFRKPMTNYQIPQTALLKYRFFYQFLLGNERATAKEIRDEYVETLSKIYLSYYRSYLGRLMKVQYEEVAEKDDLMGVEDTAKKGFFSKPSLRSRNTIFTLGTRGSVISPAELEAPILVPHTAQRGEQRYPFEALFRSQHYALLDNSCREYLFICEFFMVSGPAAHDLFHAVMGRTLSMTQKHLESYLVDCYDAIAVFLCIHIVLRFRNITAKRDVPALDRYWEQVLALLWPRFELILEMNVQSVRSTDPQRLGGLDTRPHYITRRYAEFSSALVSINQTIPNERTMQLLGQLQVEVENFVLRVAAEFSSRKEQLVFLINNYDMMLGVLMERAADDSKEVESFQQLLNARTQEFIEELLSPPFGGLVAFVKEAEALIERGQAERLRGEEARVTQLIRGFGSSWKSSVESLSQDVMRSFTNFRNGTSIIQPCPKFWLSPKLTAIVILSITLHLIPP
- the RPS18 gene encoding small ribosomal subunit protein uS13 — its product is MSLVIPEKFQHILRVLNTNIDGRRKIAFAITAIKGVGRRYAHVVLRKADIDLTKRAGELTEDEVERVITIMQNPRQYKIPDWFLNRQKDVKDGKYSQVLANGLDNKLREDLERLKKIRAHRGLRHFWGLRVRGQHTKTTGRRGRTVGVSKKK